A region of Helicoverpa zea isolate HzStark_Cry1AcR chromosome 16, ilHelZeax1.1, whole genome shotgun sequence DNA encodes the following proteins:
- the LOC124637686 gene encoding probable serine hydrolase translates to MAETRMNGHQVHEELPPGYKVEEIEIEVPWGHVAGRWWGPRDKQPIIAIHGWQDNAGTWDNLIPLLPVTTSVLCIDLPGHGLSTHYPTGMLYYIFWDGIVLLRRIVKHFEWSNITLMGHSLGGALSFMYAASFPDEVAKIICVDIASPAVREPASMVKNTGGSIDKVLQYENLPIDKVPCYDYEEMIDIVCDAYKGSISRENCKVLMKRGMMPTPAHLKKPGYFFRRDPKLKVSGLAMMSIETALEYAAKVKCKVLNIRALPGERWEKLDYYMSVIEKMKSSADVRYVEVEGTHHIHLEAPHKIADIVEDFLEEY, encoded by the coding sequence AACTTCCGCCAGGATACAAGGTAgaagaaattgaaattgaagtaCCATGGGGCCACGTCGCTGGTCGATGGTGGGGCCCACGTGACAAGCAGCCAATCATTGCCATCCACGGCTGGCAAGACAATGCAGGCACTTGGGACAATCTCATCCCCTTACTGCCCGTCACCACGTCAGTTCTCTGCATAGATTTGCCCGGTCATGGTCTATCAACACATTACCCAACCGGTATGCTTTACTACATCTTCTGGGACGGCATAGTTCTTCTAAGAAGAATTGTCAAACACTTTGAATGGAGTAACATCACGTTAATGGGTCACTCTCTCGGTGGCGCGCTCAGTTTTATGTACGCAGCGTCCTTCCCTGACGAAGTAGCGAAAATCATTTGCGTTGACATCGCAAGTCCAGCTGTTAGGGAACCCGCTTCAATGGTAAAGAATACAGGCGGGAGTATCGATAAAGTCCTCCAGTATGAGAATTTGCCAATCGATAAAGTACCTTGCTACGATTACGAAGAAATGATCGATATTGTGTGCGATGCGTACAAAGGGTCCATCTCAAGAGAGAATTGCAAGGTTCTTATGAAGAGGGGTATGATGCCGACCCCAGCTCATTTGAAGAAGCCAGGTTATTTCTTCAGGAGGGACCCCAAACTAAAAGTATCTGGTCTTGCAATGATGTCAATAGAAACTGCTTTAGAATACGCTGCTAAGGTCAAGTGTAAAGTTTTAAACATTCGTGCTTTGCCTGGTGAAAGGTGGGAGAAGTTGGACTACTATATGAGCGTGATTGAAAAGATGAAGTCTTCGGCTGATGTACGGTACGTGGAAGTTGAGGGAACTCACCACATCCACTTAGAGGCTCCTCACAAAATAGCCGATATCGTGGAAGATTTCCTAGAAGAATATTAG
- the LOC124637683 gene encoding NFX1-type zinc finger-containing protein 1-like has translation MGDCNKASLRIDWFDGTLIEDARPNTSANSEFADEEQPEPKPETKPQFTEKKPIGFKRLLDISTLQPPILNLEVSHRPGFWNLLDEDELKGDFIVLIVKILANVYKTLEPGENSKIVKLLRTRFQNSNFLVNIKNYLDELPSVRIVEKRLNLQLWDDVEAFYANILNLCEGIINFERDNLEFMKDVLDLLEITEVSAFGVREEHTERFSNDLFVRIENLKNKTMKLLKDEVLEDFEDDIPPPPSETTNPDKNYFKNLSIFPTHDDLLSPNTVPIQPNIINGAYPSVEHYLDIQFKLLREDCFGPLREGISKYFENPSKRRHENIRVYPKVRIIRNYVSNNRVGHLVDIAWKERTTHGLVDSKRYAYNKHLMFGSLLLFTSDNFETILCATVLDSSLNLLGDGYVAVSFQNPTSKSIFSEAFVMVESEVFFEPYHRVLKVLQESRLDDLPMKKYIVDVQNETNPPAYLSPETIYTVPYDTEDLPFPVLDTTQWPDPVFGLDDSQLEAFKFALTREFAVIQGPPGTGKTYIGIKIAATILRNLSLEGTPMLVICYTNHALDQFLEGILGITTNIVRLGSQSKSPLLEYYTLHNLRTKIKSKYSYLYGSKRSELEKIFKEMTELQSEIEKCEKEIVCYKHLKPYLKIGDKDYELRSSNEDSVLNWLFGEEETHSTRISECESDIDDWEKLEDMTVTEVINTCFSEKWALREIDSMLNSIRYVNDVTDNHLEAKQMTDKFKQEINKLNRRLEYFKKYRTLQNNNKQEYKFDEVKDLYSLKPEQRWQLYFSAVNVLKNELLAKMNGLLDQHNTASQELNEVATLIDGEVMKTVRVVGVTTSTAARRHDLMRKLHSPIVIVEEAAEVLEAHIVASLTHQCQHLILIGDHKQLRPTAAHYKLAKDYNLEISLFERMIRNGIHARTLTTQRRMSRNFVSLIVPTIYEKLDSHTCVGSYPDVRGVKDNLYFFEHDIFEDSEGMEDSWSHKNTFEAKWCVALADYLMKMNYSPDEITILATYNGQVNLLRDLTKKNDALRDIRVTAVDNYQGEENRIIILSLVRSNRDNKIGFLTAPNRICVALSRAKEGFYIFGNMSVLKSASNIWRQINDRLQEQKAVGRKLTLICEEHNDNTLDIQKVEDFDNCLSGSCLRVCNPK, from the exons ATGGGTGACTGTAACAAAGCTTCTTTACGCATAGATTGGTTCGACGGCACGTTGATTGAAGATGCCAGGCCTAATACTTCAGCTAACTCCGAATTTGCTGATGAAGAACAGCCAGAACCCAAACCAGAGACCAAGCCTCAATTCACAGAAAAGAAACCGATCGGTTTCAAACGACTTCTCGACATCTCAACATTACAACCtccaattttaaatttagaagtATCCCATAGACCCGGGTTCTGGAATCTTCTCGATGAAGACGAACTAAAAGgtgattttatagttttaattgtTAAAATACTCGCAAATGTGTACAAGACATTGGAGCCAGGagaaaattcaaaaattgttaAGCTGTTGAGAACCCGGTTTCAGAATTCAAACTTTTTGGTGAACATTAAAAACTATTTGGACGAGTTACCAAGTGTGAGGATTGTTGAAAAGAGGTTGAATTTGCAGCTTTGGGATGATGTTGAAGcattttatgcaaatatatTGAATCTCTGTGAAGGAATTATTAACTTTGAAAGAGATAATTTGGAGTTTATGAAAGATGTATTAGATTTGTTAGAAATAACAGAAGTTAGTGCTTTTGGTGTACGTGAAGAGCACACTGAGAGATTCAGTAATGATCTGTTTGTGAGGATtgaaaacttgaaaaataaaacaatgaaattgtTGAAAGATGAG GTCCTAGAAGACTTCGAAGATGACATCCCTCCACCACCATCAGAAACAACGAATCCTGACAAAAATTACTTCAAAAACCTTTCTATATTCCCTACCCATGATGACTTGCTTTCACCAAATACGGTGCCCATACAACCAAACATTATCAACGGAGCGTACCCCAGTGTAGAACATTATTTAGATATACAGTTTAAACTGTTAAGAGAAGACTGTTTCGGACCACTGCGTGAAGGAATAT CTAAATATTTCGAAAATCCTAGTAAGAGACGGCATGAGAATATTAG AGTATACCCAAAAGTACGTATAATCCGTAACTACGTAAGCAACAATCGAGTGGGTCACCTAGTAGACATAGCTTGGAAGGAACGAACAACCCATGGTCTGGTTGACAGCAAGAGATATGCGTACAACAAGCATCTAATGTTTGGATCTTTGTTGCTCTTCACTAGTGATAATTTTGAGACAATTTTGTGTGCTACTGTACTTGATTCGAGTTTGAACCTGCTTGGTGATGGATAT GTAGCAGTATCATTTCAAAACCCGACATCTAAAAGCATTTTCTCTGAAGCATTTGTAATGGTTGAGAGTGAAGTGTTCTTTGAGCCGTACCATAGAGTGTTGAAAGTGTTACAGGAGTCTAGATTGGATGATTTGCCTATGAAAAAGTATATTGTGGATGTTcag AACGAAACCAACCCACCAGCGTACCTTTCACCAGAAACAATATACACCGTTCCATACGACACAGAAGACTTACCTTTCCCAGTGTTAGACACTACACAATGGCCAGACCCCGTCTTTGGTCTCGACGACTCCCAACTAGAAGCCTTCAAATTTGCTCTAACAAGAGAATTTGCGGTCATTCAAGGCCCACCTGGGACTGGTAAAACGTACATAGGGATCAAAATCGCAGCTACAATATTAAGAAATTTGTCCCTAGAAGGTACACCAATGCTAGTTATCTGCTACACGAATCACGCCCTTGATCAATTCTTAGAAGGAATTCTTGGTATAACTACTAATATTGTCAGACTTGGCAGTCAAAGCAAAAGTCCCCTTCTAGAGTACTATACTCTACATAATTTACGAACGAAAATCAAGTCTAAATATTCATATCTCTATGGAAGTAAGAGAAGTGAGTTGGAGAAGATTTTCAAAGAGATGACGGAGTTACAGAGTGAGATTGAGAAGTGTGAGAAGgagattgtttgttacaaacATTTGAAACCTTATCTCAAAATTGGGGACAAAGATTATGAATTAAGAAGTTCTAATGAAGATAGTGTACTTAATTGGTTATTTGGTGAAGAAGAAACTCATAGTACAAGAATATCTGAATGTGAGTCAGACATTGATGATTGGGAGAAGTTAGAAGATATGACAGTAACTGAAGTAATTAATACGTGTTTTTCTGAAAAATGGGCGTTGAGGGAAATTGATTCGATGCTAAATAGTATAAGATATGTGAATGATGTTACGGACAATCATTTAGAGGCAAAACAGATGACCGATAAGTTTAAACAGGAGATCAATAAGCTTAATAGGAGATTGGAGTATTTTAAG AAGTACAGAACtctacaaaacaataataaacaagagTACAAATTCGATGAAGTCAAAGATTTGTACAGTTTGAAGCCGGAGCAAAGATGGCAGCTTTATTTCTCTGCTGTGAACGTTTTGAAGAACGAATTGTTAGCTAAAATGAATGGATTATTG GACCAACATAACACCGCGAGTCAAGAGTTAAATGAGGTGGCAACACTGATTGATGGAGAGGTCATGAAGACAGTCAGAGTGGTGGGAGTCACTACCAGTACAGCGGCCAGGAGACATGACCTTATGAGGAAATTGCATTCCCctatag TAATTGTGGAGGAAGCGGCAGAGGTATTAGAAGCCCATATCGTGGCATCTCTCACCCATCAGTGTCAACATCTCATACTCATAG GTGACCACAAACAACTTCGTCCGACAGCAGCCCACTACAAACTAGCAAAAGACTACAACTTAGAAATATCACTCTTCGAGCGTATGATACGCAACGGAATTCACGCGCGGACTTTAACTACGCAGCGTAGAATGAGCCGGAATTTTGTTAGCTTAATTGTACCGACTATATATGAGAAGTTGGATAGTCATACTTGTGTGGGGTCGTATCCTGATGTTAGGGGCGTGAAGGATAATCTTTATTTCTTTGAGCATGATATTTTTGAAGATTCTGAG GGAATGGAAGATAGTTGGAGTCATAAAAATACGTTTGAAGCCAAATGGTGCGTGGCCCTAGCGGACTATCTTATGAAAATGAACTACAGCCCCGATGAGATTACAATACTGGCTACTTATAATGGACAAGTTAATCTTCTTAGAGAT CTTACCAAAAAGAACGATGCCCTTCGTGACATTAGAGTGACAGCGGTTGACAACTACCAAGGCGAAGAGAACAGGATAATCATATTGTCTCTGGTCAGGAGTAACAGAGACAACAAGATTGGCTTTCTGACAGCCCCTAATAGGATATGTGTTGCTTTGTCGAGAGCTAAAGAAG GTTTCTACATCTTCGGTAACATGTCGGTTCTTAAATCTGCCAGCAACATTTGGCGACAGATAAATGACAGGTTACAAGAACAAAAAGCTGTCGGAAGGAAGCTTACCTTGATATGTGAGGAGCATAATGATAATACTCTTGAT ATTCAAAAAGTCGAAGACTTTGACAACTGTTTGTCAGGATCCTGTTTGCGGGTTTGCAATCCGAAATGA